From one Tautonia marina genomic stretch:
- a CDS encoding acyltransferase family protein: protein MSIHEAPAQSQSPGDHAPEGATHHVRYHALDCLRASMMSLGLVIHAAVSYTTVSLGAAWPYQDPSTSPVCDILVFFIHTFRMPIFFVLAGFFAALVRDRRGLGDLLRNRVRRILIPFVIGWIILNPLLVYGFRFARKAGGFELPPEVRAQFGPTGPYVNGSTMHLWFLYFLIIFYTFVAILDMLGRRLGDGPRNRADATVRRIVSSPWRALILAVPTTLLLLTMRAGTFETSSRFLPAPKALIGYFLFFGFGWLLYAQRDLLPRFGNRAWLHVSLGLLICPVNLIAVTSLMGSLPERDPVALIATASSGALMVWLFFFGFTGLVLRYFDHPMPRLRYLTDASYWLYLAHLPLMIWLPGVLAPLSLPALVKMAIVLAVSVPILIVSYHYLVRPTFIGATLNGRRFPTRLSPIAPNWFSRNGMKLSRNSIPRFK, encoded by the coding sequence ATGAGCATCCACGAGGCCCCGGCCCAGAGCCAGAGCCCCGGAGATCACGCCCCGGAGGGGGCGACCCACCACGTCCGCTACCACGCCCTCGATTGCCTCCGGGCCTCGATGATGTCGCTGGGCCTGGTGATCCACGCCGCCGTATCGTATACCACGGTGTCTCTCGGTGCGGCCTGGCCCTATCAGGATCCGAGTACCAGCCCAGTCTGCGACATCCTCGTGTTTTTCATTCACACGTTCCGGATGCCCATCTTCTTCGTCCTGGCGGGATTCTTCGCGGCCCTCGTCCGTGACCGTCGTGGCCTGGGCGACCTGCTGAGGAATCGCGTCCGGCGGATCCTGATCCCGTTCGTCATCGGCTGGATCATCCTCAATCCGCTGCTCGTCTACGGGTTCCGATTCGCGAGGAAGGCCGGCGGTTTCGAACTCCCGCCCGAGGTCCGCGCCCAGTTCGGACCGACTGGGCCGTATGTGAATGGATCGACGATGCACCTTTGGTTCCTCTACTTCCTGATCATTTTTTATACGTTTGTGGCGATCCTGGACATGCTGGGTCGCCGGCTGGGCGACGGGCCCCGGAATCGGGCCGACGCCACCGTGAGAAGGATCGTCTCCTCCCCCTGGCGGGCGCTCATCCTGGCCGTGCCGACGACGCTCCTGCTGCTGACCATGAGGGCCGGCACGTTCGAGACGTCGTCCCGTTTCTTGCCCGCCCCCAAGGCTCTGATCGGCTACTTCCTGTTCTTCGGATTCGGATGGTTGCTCTACGCACAGCGCGACCTCTTGCCGAGGTTCGGCAATCGCGCCTGGCTCCACGTGTCCCTGGGTCTGCTCATCTGTCCGGTCAACCTGATCGCCGTCACAAGCTTGATGGGATCGCTCCCCGAGAGAGACCCGGTCGCCCTGATTGCCACGGCGAGCTCGGGCGCGCTGATGGTCTGGCTGTTCTTCTTCGGCTTCACGGGCCTGGTGCTGCGCTACTTCGACCATCCCATGCCCCGGCTCCGCTACCTGACCGATGCGTCTTACTGGCTCTACTTGGCCCATCTCCCGTTGATGATCTGGCTGCCGGGCGTGCTGGCGCCCTTGTCGCTGCCGGCGCTGGTGAAGATGGCCATCGTCCTCGCCGTCTCCGTGCCGATCCTGATCGTCAGCTACCACTACCTCGTGCGTCCGACCTTCATCGGCGCGACCCTCAACGGCCGGCGTTTCCCCACGAGACTGTCACCGATCGCGCCAAATTGGTTCTCCCGGAATGGCATGAAGTTAAGCCGGAACTCTATACCTCGCTTCAAGTAG
- a CDS encoding redoxin domain-containing protein: protein MIATSCSARGAEELPEDRLVGRLGSTFELRDVRGGDPVRLGDFLPIPDQGQPLAEDLQKKAVVLVFLGVECPVGDLYMPRLAELAREYGPRGVVFLGINSNAHDDPEDIAAHAREFDVPFPVLRDPGNVVADVYLAGRTCEAVVLSHNGRIRYRGAIDDQYDFTTRREDGTTTHFLADALDAILDDKSPPVRATPVVGCLIDRVEASRVVADIPRIRPAPEEIVEARVEIEEAAGPFDLGEVSYAEHVAPILQAKCQACHRPDQVGPFPLLTFEQAYRHRLMIREVVSDYRMPPWHADPRHGSFANDRSLSPEQLAMLVAWVDQGAPEGDPTLAPEPAEFTEGWTIGTPDVVIEMPQPFVVPAQGAVRYQYIRIRSPFEEDTWVQAVEARPGVPAVVHHVVVYIDDASARDGKEEKEAGEGAFENVLVTYVPGDAPTVFPEGVALKIPAGADLVFQMHYTPVGKVAVDRSSIGLIQADRPSRRAKTLLVLQPNLNIPPGAADHPERAEYTLPKDATLYSLFPHMHVRGKSFRYRATYPDGSREVLLSVPAYDFNWQSVYRLAEPKRLPAGTVIECEAHFDNSAGNAANPDPTIEVRWGDQTWEEMLAGFLDVTFEDAPPDDLAEAGSVAGAGD, encoded by the coding sequence GTGATCGCGACATCTTGCTCCGCACGAGGCGCGGAGGAGCTCCCTGAGGATCGGCTGGTCGGCCGGCTCGGGTCGACGTTCGAGCTGCGGGACGTGCGTGGCGGCGATCCAGTCCGGCTCGGCGACTTCCTGCCGATCCCGGACCAGGGCCAGCCCCTGGCGGAGGACCTGCAAAAGAAGGCCGTGGTGCTCGTTTTCCTCGGGGTCGAGTGCCCCGTCGGGGACCTCTACATGCCCCGGCTCGCAGAGCTGGCACGCGAGTACGGGCCGAGGGGTGTCGTCTTCCTCGGGATCAATTCCAACGCACATGACGACCCGGAAGACATCGCGGCCCACGCCAGGGAGTTCGACGTGCCGTTCCCCGTGCTCAGGGATCCCGGCAACGTCGTCGCCGATGTCTATCTCGCCGGGCGGACCTGCGAGGCCGTCGTGCTCAGCCACAACGGCCGCATCCGCTATCGGGGGGCGATCGACGACCAGTACGACTTCACCACGCGCAGGGAGGACGGCACCACCACCCACTTCCTGGCCGATGCGCTCGATGCGATCCTCGACGACAAATCCCCGCCCGTCCGGGCGACCCCCGTCGTCGGCTGCCTGATCGACCGGGTCGAGGCAAGCCGGGTGGTGGCCGACATCCCGCGGATCCGACCTGCCCCGGAGGAGATCGTCGAGGCCAGGGTCGAGATCGAGGAGGCGGCGGGCCCCTTCGACCTTGGCGAGGTCTCCTACGCGGAGCACGTCGCGCCGATCCTTCAGGCGAAATGCCAGGCCTGTCACCGTCCCGATCAGGTCGGCCCGTTCCCGCTGCTGACCTTCGAGCAGGCGTACAGGCACCGCCTGATGATCCGGGAGGTGGTGTCCGATTATCGCATGCCCCCCTGGCACGCCGATCCCCGGCACGGTAGCTTCGCCAACGACCGTAGCCTCTCCCCCGAGCAACTCGCCATGCTCGTCGCCTGGGTCGACCAGGGCGCCCCCGAGGGGGACCCCACGCTTGCCCCTGAACCGGCTGAGTTCACCGAAGGGTGGACCATCGGCACCCCCGACGTCGTCATCGAGATGCCCCAGCCGTTCGTCGTGCCGGCCCAGGGGGCGGTCCGCTACCAGTACATCCGCATCCGCTCTCCCTTCGAGGAGGACACCTGGGTCCAGGCCGTCGAGGCTCGCCCCGGCGTCCCCGCCGTGGTCCACCACGTGGTCGTCTACATCGATGATGCCTCGGCTCGCGACGGCAAGGAGGAGAAGGAGGCGGGCGAGGGGGCGTTTGAGAACGTCCTCGTGACGTACGTGCCGGGCGACGCGCCGACCGTCTTCCCCGAGGGGGTGGCCCTGAAGATCCCCGCCGGGGCCGACCTCGTCTTCCAGATGCACTACACCCCGGTGGGCAAGGTCGCCGTCGATCGCTCCTCGATCGGGCTGATTCAGGCCGATCGCCCCTCCCGACGGGCGAAGACCCTGCTCGTCCTCCAGCCCAATCTAAACATCCCCCCGGGCGCCGCCGACCATCCCGAGCGGGCCGAGTACACACTTCCCAAGGATGCGACCCTCTACAGCCTCTTTCCGCACATGCACGTCCGAGGCAAGAGCTTCCGCTACAGGGCGACCTATCCCGACGGCTCGCGTGAGGTCCTCCTCTCGGTCCCGGCCTACGACTTCAACTGGCAGAGCGTCTACCGCCTCGCTGAGCCGAAGCGGCTGCCGGCAGGCACGGTGATCGAGTGCGAGGCCCACTTCGACAACTCAGCCGGCAACGCTGCCAACCCCGACCCCACCATCGAGGTCCGCTGGGGCGATCAGACCTGGGAGGAGATGCTCGCTGGCTTCCTCGACGTCACCTTCGAGGACGCTCCCCCCGACGATCTGGCCGAGGCCGGCTCCGTCGCCGGGGCGGGCGACTGA
- a CDS encoding IS4 family transposase gives MTPSLVSALRQIRDDLADRLEPLALHDLCQSRGCRWRERVLDPVTTIHLFLLQILHRNTACAHLPRLTGLDFTASGYCQARSRLPLAILQALLRRIVEVCQPLTDAAGLWHGHRTWLVDGTGISMPDTPDLQRAFGQPTNQAVGCGFPVARVLALFHAGSGLLQQFITAPLRSHEMSRVALLHPELRTGDVLVGDRAFGTFAHLALLMDRGLHGVFRMSQRRVVDFTPDRTRPPRWNTGKLTGKARSQWVRALGPEDQVVAWYKPYVRSAWMTAEEHDALPETLTIRECRYKVSRLGFRVSSVTLVTTLLDADMYPLEELAELYLARWAVETDIGHLKTTLGMDVLHCKTESGVLKELATFAIVYNLVRLVMLEASRRQGVAVNRVSFVDALRWLSSPPGSALSKLIVNPSRPERVEPRCKKRRAKKYPYMIQPRKVLRQRQLEQRLPA, from the coding sequence ATGACCCCATCGCTCGTCTCGGCCTTGCGGCAGATTCGCGACGACCTTGCCGACCGGCTCGAGCCGCTCGCCCTGCACGACCTCTGCCAGTCCCGGGGATGTCGCTGGCGTGAGCGCGTCCTCGACCCGGTCACGACCATCCATCTGTTTCTCCTCCAGATCCTCCACCGCAACACCGCCTGCGCCCACCTGCCGCGACTCACCGGGCTCGACTTCACGGCCTCGGGGTATTGTCAGGCGCGCTCGCGACTCCCCCTGGCGATCCTCCAGGCCCTGCTCCGACGCATCGTCGAGGTATGCCAGCCTTTGACCGACGCCGCCGGGCTCTGGCACGGGCATCGCACCTGGCTCGTCGACGGGACCGGCATCAGCATGCCCGACACCCCGGATCTGCAGCGCGCCTTCGGCCAGCCGACCAACCAGGCCGTCGGCTGCGGCTTCCCGGTTGCCCGCGTCCTGGCCCTGTTCCACGCCGGCTCCGGACTGCTCCAGCAATTCATCACCGCCCCTCTACGATCGCACGAGATGTCGCGCGTCGCCCTGCTGCATCCCGAGCTCCGCACCGGCGACGTCCTGGTCGGGGACCGCGCGTTTGGCACGTTCGCCCACCTGGCCCTGCTCATGGACCGCGGGCTTCACGGCGTCTTCCGCATGAGCCAGCGGCGGGTCGTCGACTTCACCCCGGATCGAACGCGGCCGCCACGCTGGAACACGGGGAAGCTCACCGGCAAGGCACGCTCGCAGTGGGTCCGCGCCCTGGGCCCGGAGGACCAGGTCGTCGCGTGGTACAAGCCCTATGTACGGTCGGCGTGGATGACGGCCGAGGAGCACGACGCGCTGCCCGAGACCCTGACGATCCGCGAGTGTCGGTATAAGGTCAGTCGGCTCGGCTTCCGGGTCAGCTCGGTGACCCTGGTGACCACGCTGCTGGATGCCGACATGTATCCGCTCGAGGAGCTGGCCGAACTCTACCTCGCTCGGTGGGCGGTCGAGACCGATATCGGTCACTTGAAAACAACACTCGGCATGGATGTGTTGCATTGCAAGACGGAGTCGGGCGTCCTCAAGGAGCTGGCGACGTTCGCGATCGTATACAACCTGGTCCGTCTGGTCATGCTCGAGGCCAGTCGGCGACAAGGTGTCGCGGTGAACCGGGTCAGCTTCGTGGACGCGTTGCGCTGGCTTTCGTCGCCGCCGGGCTCGGCGCTGTCCAAGCTGATCGTCAACCCGAGTCGGCCGGAGCGGGTGGAACCGAGATGCAAGAAGAGGCGCGCGAAGAAGTATCCCTACATGATCCAGCCGAGAAAGGTGTTGCGACAACGCCAGCTGGAGCAACGACTTCCGGCTTAA
- a CDS encoding redoxin domain-containing protein: MDRLKFVTVVLGSSPRMAWTGPVLAVLLLGLVGGDRVQAGASDVPLTVAGLDGREIPLLAPDRGTTVAVFYSTECPIANALCPALADIAGAFPADRINLVAICVQAQLDEHQIREHARQYGLDTFRLARDHRGVVAELMGATVTPEAFVIDDKGTIRYQGRIDDSYAAPGIKRAVPRSQDLRDAIAAVLEGDQVAELYVEPVGCPMPVPPSPPTYTEHVAPILFANCTECHRPGEIGPFPLLTYEQARIRAGFLADITLDRRMPPWSATPGFGPAFAHDRSLSSEEIETLVAWADADAPHGPGPEPEPPTFSDAEWTYGTPDIILDLPEFEIPAGGYDIYRCFVLPSGLVEDTEVKVVEYQPGNPRVVHHMLGYVDTTGRARQLDEEEDGPGYTCFGGPRVQVASGLAGWAPGVEPEDYGEGIGRRIPKGSDIVVQVHYHPSGKPETDRSRIGLYLARKPLERIVASNMAINRNFYIPAGEPNQEVTAEWVVPEVDLEIVSVTPHMHQIGRDMTMTVDLPDGSTQELIKIARWDFNWQSIYVLEEPMPLPVGSRVKLVAHFDNSAENPWNPNDPPEPMFWGEATTEEMCIGFVGVVKADQDLTRGDPDDLGEIFGRQWEQRAKDAKPDRERIEAIKAELHARRETEPEAPAAADDLRDD; the protein is encoded by the coding sequence ATGGACCGATTGAAATTTGTGACAGTAGTTCTCGGCTCCAGCCCACGGATGGCCTGGACGGGGCCGGTCCTGGCCGTCCTCCTTCTCGGCTTGGTCGGTGGGGACCGGGTCCAGGCCGGGGCCTCCGATGTGCCGCTGACCGTGGCAGGGCTCGACGGCCGAGAGATCCCCCTGCTGGCCCCCGACCGAGGCACGACGGTGGCGGTCTTCTATTCGACCGAGTGCCCCATCGCCAACGCCTTATGCCCCGCGCTGGCGGACATCGCAGGCGCATTCCCGGCCGACCGGATCAACCTCGTCGCCATCTGTGTCCAGGCCCAGCTCGATGAGCATCAGATCCGCGAGCACGCACGTCAGTATGGCCTCGACACCTTCCGGCTCGCCCGGGACCACCGCGGTGTCGTCGCGGAACTGATGGGGGCAACTGTGACCCCGGAGGCTTTCGTCATCGACGACAAGGGCACGATCCGCTACCAGGGCCGGATCGACGACTCCTACGCCGCTCCGGGCATCAAGCGGGCCGTCCCCCGAAGCCAGGACCTCCGGGACGCCATCGCCGCGGTCCTCGAAGGCGACCAGGTGGCCGAGCTCTATGTCGAGCCGGTGGGCTGCCCGATGCCTGTCCCCCCCTCTCCCCCGACCTACACCGAGCACGTGGCCCCGATCCTCTTCGCCAACTGCACCGAGTGCCATCGCCCGGGCGAGATCGGCCCGTTCCCGCTGCTGACCTATGAGCAGGCCCGCATCCGCGCCGGCTTCCTCGCCGACATCACCCTCGACCGCCGCATGCCCCCCTGGTCGGCCACCCCGGGCTTCGGGCCGGCCTTCGCCCACGACCGCTCGCTCTCGTCCGAGGAGATCGAGACGCTCGTCGCCTGGGCCGACGCCGACGCCCCGCATGGCCCGGGTCCGGAGCCCGAACCGCCGACCTTCTCCGACGCCGAGTGGACCTACGGGACGCCCGACATCATCCTCGACCTGCCCGAGTTCGAGATCCCCGCCGGCGGGTACGACATCTACCGCTGCTTCGTCCTCCCCTCCGGCCTCGTCGAGGACACCGAGGTCAAGGTGGTCGAGTACCAGCCGGGCAACCCCAGGGTCGTGCACCACATGCTCGGCTACGTCGACACGACCGGCCGCGCCCGGCAGCTCGACGAGGAGGAAGACGGCCCCGGCTACACCTGCTTCGGAGGGCCTCGCGTCCAGGTCGCCTCGGGGCTGGCCGGCTGGGCCCCGGGAGTCGAGCCGGAAGACTATGGCGAAGGCATCGGCCGCCGCATCCCCAAGGGTTCCGACATCGTCGTCCAGGTCCACTACCACCCCAGCGGTAAGCCGGAGACCGACCGGAGCCGGATCGGCCTCTATCTGGCCAGGAAGCCGCTCGAGCGCATCGTCGCCTCGAACATGGCGATCAATCGGAACTTCTACATCCCCGCCGGCGAGCCCAACCAGGAGGTGACGGCCGAGTGGGTCGTGCCGGAGGTCGACCTGGAGATCGTCTCGGTCACGCCCCACATGCACCAGATCGGCCGGGACATGACGATGACCGTGGATCTGCCCGACGGCTCGACCCAGGAATTGATCAAGATCGCCCGCTGGGACTTCAACTGGCAGTCGATCTACGTGCTCGAGGAGCCGATGCCCCTGCCCGTCGGCAGCAGGGTCAAGCTGGTGGCCCACTTCGACAACTCGGCCGAGAACCCCTGGAACCCGAACGACCCGCCCGAGCCGATGTTCTGGGGCGAGGCGACGACCGAAGAGATGTGCATCGGGTTCGTCGGCGTGGTCAAGGCCGACCAGGACCTGACCCGCGGCGACCCGGACGACCTCGGCGAAATCTTCGGACGCCAGTGGGAGCAGCGAGCCAAGGACGCGAAGCCGGATCGGGAACGCATCGAGGCGATCAAGGCCGAGCTGCACGCCCGACGAGAGACCGAGCCGGAGGCGCCGGCCGCCGCGGACGATCTGCGTGACGACTGA